Part of the Prunus dulcis chromosome 8, ALMONDv2, whole genome shotgun sequence genome is shown below.
cacaatCAAAAAACACCAGCAACACATATAAGCAGcagaaccaaaccaaaccaaccttAGATCCTTGCATCGGCCTCCGATCTCCGAAAGCAACTTTCCAGTAAATTCGTCGCAATTGAGCATACAAAGCTCGTGCAGCGAAGGCTGAAGCAAAATCTGTATGGCCGAATCGTCTAGCCGGCCACAGTTGACCTTCATGCTCTTTAGCCACGGGTTAGGAGGCAGCAGAGGCCTCAACAAATCCATGGAAGGCGCGATTTCCTAACCCCCAAAGCAAAAAGTAACCATTTTTGAGAAaatagcaaacaaaaacaaaccaattTACAATCTTTTGTGAAAACCCagaaatgaaaactaaaagaCTTACGAGGAGGTGGAAGGAGGGGATGAAGGAGAGGATTTGAGAAGCGCAGGCTTTGAAGGCGGTGCAGGTGGAAGCGACGGAGCAGATGGAGGCCACGTCGAGATTTGTCATGATGGTGGCGAGTAGGGCCGAGGGCAGATGATCCAGGCTCTCCATTGAGCTACTGCTGCTTTCGCTCTTCCCCTCCGCCATTTGTTTGCtcagtcttcttcttcttcgtgaATTTTGTGGAATCTGGGTTTGGTGTTACCGTCGACGACACTGCAACTGTAAGCTTACATCTGAAGCCAATCCGACGGTGTTAGTTTATTGATCAAAGCACGAGGAAATgtgtgttttgggttttggttttttgtagCCCACAAGCCACCATCTCCAAAGCCCAAACCCTTTAACAAGGTGACTACACTCTTTTTAGAGTCGTAACATTAACACCATTGCCATCGATAGTTTTTTAGGGAGCTGATTTCCCACTCATTCATAGTCCATTTACACTCTATTATATGTTAtagtaaaaagtattaaaaaataaaatagatgaTTGTGAGAATGTGAATGTAAAGAGTCTTACATTAGAAAGTTGAGAAATCTAGCAAGggtttataaggagttgggctactcctcccattgccaattggttttggggtggaacctcaacttccttcatggtatcagagtgggttgcccacgtgtgaaagcccaacggccacacgtgctccacgtcacccaaaatgtgttgtccaagtgttaggcttgaaaattcgccACATGTGCGGGGacatgtgagaatgtgaaggtaaagagtcccacattgaaaagttgagaaacctagcaagggcttataaggagttgagAAAAATATGTTGCATATTGCTTGGCTAATGGGAGAAAAACTATGTTGCATATTGCTTGGCTAATGGGAGCTTCTATAGAGATCTAGGCTTGATGTTGCTTGTATTTGGATAGCTTCCTTGTTAGCTGATTATGTGTTAAGGGTGTAATTAAATGGAGTGTAATTAAATAGATAAAAGGagagtgggaaaatcaacATCTTAGCTTTATCGAATAATTAAGTTAGCAACCTTCTACTAATATGttgatattttgatttttggaagGGGATGCTAGAGGAACCATACTAGGCAATTATATAATGCGATTATTGATTTGTATTTGTTATATGTTCTACTAAGAGgttatttttgttatattaaTGTGTATTTGCTTATGTGAATTGAGTTTTTAATTTGCAAAATGTGTGATTAGTATTATGATCATTATATGCGATTTACATAAACCATTCCTTATTAATGATGTGTTGATTCATCAACCCCCATAATATTTTGAGAACAAATTACCCAAATTGGCAAATAgcaaagataaaagaaaaatgaagtttccaaGTGAATTTTGCATCCCGCAAATCTCTGCTCCCATCTCAAACAAGCCCCAAAAATCTCAGCTTCCAGCTTCCCACAACTTGGAACTTCAGCTCACCTAAATTTAACATTCACCGACTGTAAAACCCCTATCATCTTCTAGCAATATGTAAAAGAGCTTTGCTTACACAAGTTCAGAGAAAGCATGAAATCATATCAAGGGAATGCTTGCTCtatgcattatatatatatatatatatctatcaatcaatcaatcatcAACTTGAGTCGCTGACAGTAAAACTTCTATCAACAGCATAATCCACAAAGCTGTAAAGTGGCACCACAGCATCACCATACTTCTCAAATCCATCCAATTCCTGCTTAGCTTTGGCTCTAAGCTGCTCTGCCACCTCCATAGCCTTCTCAACCCCATAAACTCTCACATAGCTGAagcccttcttcttcttccgcTCATCCTCATCCTCACCATTCATTTTGTCCTCCAAAATATCATCAACCACCCGATACAAAACCCCAACAGCTCTGCCATACCTCCTCAGTCTATCCacctcatcatcttcagcaCCACCTAGCAATCCTCCACAAACAGCAGAACACTGACTCATCTCCCCAAACTTCTTCTCCTGCGCGAATTCTATAGCATCCGGCCCGCCTTCCAGGTCGAGGAACTGCCCTGCCGCCATGCCCGTGGACCCCACGGTGCGGGCAATCTCTGTGATCACGCGCAGGAGGCGTGGCTCGGGCACGAGGCTGGAAGGCGTGTTTGCCACAATGTGCTGAAACCCCAATGGAAACAGAGCATCACCAGCTAGAATTGCCAGGTCGTCGCCATAGACTGTA
Proteins encoded:
- the LOC117636846 gene encoding heterodimeric geranylgeranyl pyrophosphate synthase small subunit, chloroplastic, encoding MASFSMVSTPVHLYLPKKLTFPFRCSSSSSAPSVTPPPSSTQFDLKTYWTTLIADINQKLHEAVPVRYPDQIYESMRYSVLAEGAKRASPVMCVAACELFGGNRLAAFPTACALEMVHAASLIHDDLPCMDDDPSRRGQPSNHTVYGDDLAILAGDALFPLGFQHIVANTPSSLVPEPRLLRVITEIARTVGSTGMAAGQFLDLEGGPDAIEFAQEKKFGEMSQCSAVCGGLLGGAEDDEVDRLRRYGRAVGVLYRVVDDILEDKMNGEDEDERKKKKGFSYVRVYGVEKAMEVAEQLRAKAKQELDGFEKYGDAVVPLYSFVDYAVDRSFTVSDSS